The following DNA comes from Eriocheir sinensis breed Jianghai 21 chromosome 37, ASM2467909v1, whole genome shotgun sequence.
TGCTCTTTTATCataaattcctttctttttctttcaatttttgtttttgtttttaacccatccactgcgattggcacggatttggctttcactagtagcttggtaacatatactcccaggtcttcctctgcctctgtggtggatagaggagtgtttcccatgtggtattggtatgctggatttcccctgccaaggtgcatgactttacatttttcttaattgaattgtagcaggcacttttttttccattcttgtagtttggtgatgtcaaggggttaagaatagTTATCAATCTTACctcacctgtctctccctccaaCAGGTGCGTGGAACCCCGAGACCGCCGGCTTGGATGATGTGTTCCGCTCgcaggtggtggtgctggaacaTGTGGTGCGGCTCCCCGTCACACAGCTCCGGGGTGTGGCGGCTGTGGTGGACTGTGCCGGCCTCTCCATGGCCCACGCATATCagctcacccccacacacatcaGGCGCATGATCTCCGTGATTCAGGTGGGCCGAGGAAATACCTGTAACATTTATACctatagggatttttttttttttttttttattattattttttttccagcaagggagctcaagggcactaaaagaaattagtaataaaaaaagcccaccaaGCACTACTCCAACAAAAGAACAGTAGAAGAAGAGGCCATTTTATCATTGCCTTCTGCCTCAACCAGTGTACATGATGTCAAGATAAAATATATTGGTGAAATAGTCACCATTACCTTTACAGACAGTGATGGTGATTTTTATCTTGTCATTGcgtattatcatcaccatcactacatcaccttcgtaaacaaactggctgtcattattttctacttttcaggaaatcgaaaaaaaaattcattatctcatttggcttcagatttaggcagaaatgaaaaggctacTTGTAGAACACTCGAGCCTTGAATGACGAagacaactatacaaaaatgggcctCACtccgtcacatgatgaaaaattgatataGACAAAAACTGGAAATCGATGAAAAGTGACTTAGGCaaatattttatgagggtgacaaCTACCTTCTACCTTAACCAGTCAGTGTAGACGATGATATGATAATGTATCGATATGAAGATGTATTGTTGTGAAGcattacaaccatcaccatctATCCGTACATACATGTTAGGATCGTGAGGATCTTTAGTTTTGTCATTGCATATTATCACCACTACACTTGCCATTGCAGGAGGTGTTTCCACTGCGATTCAAGGCTCTCCACTTTGTGCACGAGCCGGCCATCTTCGACTGGGTGTTCTCCTTCATCAAGCCCTTCCTCTCCGACACCATCAAGGGCAGGGTGAGTACGGGAGTGAGTGAGCTCCAGTTCTCTCTCTTACACTTAATACGTTTAACtgatgaaagaaagacagattgATGACAGCATTAAATATCTGCAcatatgtttgtgtatgtatttgttaACATTGTGTTGCTTAAAATCACCTGActgttccttccctccacacagcTCCACTTCCATGGCGAGGACATGTCATCACTCCACCAGCACATCCCTGCGGAGGAGCTGCCCGAGGAGGTTGGGGGCACACAGGGACCCATGGACAACACCTTCCTCGTGGAGCAGCTGAAGAGGAACGAGGAGTACTTCAAAGGTAGGATCAAGGGGAGTAATGGAGGGGAGAGGGTTGGAGAGGTAAGGTGCTGGAAAGGTGTGTGAGTGGGGTGGcggggaatgagggaagaggttGCAAGTGGAGGGTAAAGGGATGGAGGTCTGGAGAGGTAAGGTGGGAGGGGCTGTGgtggggaatgagggaagaagttGCAAGTGGAGGGTAAAGGGATGGAGGTCTGGAGGTAAAAAGGACAATTGAAAATACAAACTATTACGCATGGGAGAATATCGTCCATTCCTTAACCACTTAGCGCTTGCCTTTGTTGCTTTATTTAATTAACTAGACATTTGTTGTATTGTGTTTCATTGGCTATTTTCTGTGTGTATtaatttttgtttgtctttcaatTTACATTTAATTTTGTTTCATGTATATGTCATGTTTTTGTTTGCTTTCTCTtagtttgtgtttttcttttcttcctattctatcATTTCCTTTATATTGTCTTCTTGATTTTTTCTgtcattctttatatatatagtcttgattttttttctttcttcatttgtctgtcatttcctttcctcacttaccTGTCTACTTACCTTGACTTTCCTGTACATTCTTTCCATGCAGTTTATATAGAGAGCTGTCTGTGGTGTCTCTCTTCATGTATCTGTCCTCTTAAACAAACACATTTACACTTTTTATTGACTCAAGACTGACCAGCACTTCAGAAACTATACAGACCAGCACTTTAGAAACTATACAGACCAGCACTTTAGAAACTATACAGACCAGCACTTCAGAAACTATACAGACCAGCACTTCAGAAACTATACAGACCAGCACTTCAGAAACTATACAGACCAGCACTTCAGAAACTATACAGACCAGCACTTCAGAAACTATACAGACCAGCACTTCAGAAACTATACAGACCAGCACTTCGGAAACTATACAGATCAGCACTTCAGCAACCATTGTATCAGTACAGAGAGAAGTTATAATATTTGTGTTAATGAAGTCTTAGTTATTACAAGGTCTTATACTATTTGGTGTGCCCTAAACAATAACAACCAGTCACATAAAAAGAACCAAGAAAAAAGATTAGTTTATTGCCTTGGGAATAGACGTGGAACTAACTCCCTGGCAATAGACGTGGAATTAACTCCCATAATTTTGTACATTTTCTTTACACTAAGTTGCCTATGCAGAGTTCAAAGTCAATGCCACTCTTCCAGTAAGACTAAATTACATTCTTTAAGACTTTAGATATGGTGAGGATCTTCCCTCTGATCGTACTGGTCTGATTCCGCCTCAGTTTTGTTCTTTACTATAGCGTGCCTTCCTCAACCATTTCCTGCTTTTATTTAGTCATGCACCTTACCCTGCTACCCTGCCCTTCTTATAACCACTTGTAAGTTTGCTCACTATTCTGCACCTTTATCCTGTTCTGCCTTGTCATTCTTTCCTTACCACCTCCTCTCCATCATGTTTCCTGCACCTCCATCACAGTTACCTCTCCCTCAGCCTTCTCACCCCCTCCTGtgtctccctgtccctccccttaGTGAGGGTGTCCAGGTCTGCCAGGCTCGGTGTTCCCTGCAAGAAAAAGTCCCGCTTCTGGCTTCCCTTGCGTCCCCGCCGGTGGCTCCGTCAATAGAGCTGTGTGTGTTTATTGCACCTCAAGTTGTTCTGGAAGTAAGGAAGTATAAGGCCAGGTAGATGGATGGATATTGATATCATACATCTTACAGTGCCTCTCCAGAGTAGCCAAGTAGTCGGGTATTAACAAAGAGTTGCTCTGTGCTTCTCAATAGCTTATGGATATAGCGAAGCATCCACCAGGTGCTTCACGTCTCTATGATTTCCTTTTGTTGCTGAATATTAGGAGCGAGACACTGCAAGGTCCTTCTTTAGTAATCTAACCCACCTGTGTTGACTTTTGGAGGCCTTGTGTGTGTTCTTGAGTGTCGTGAGGAAGTCTTCTTAACACCACCCACAGCCGGCCACAGGTCCAAGGTCCCTCAGTGGGGCTAGAGCAGCTTTACTCTTTCCGTAACTCTTAGTAAGTCTGTCTTGTCTGTAAATAATTTCTCAGAAGGGAAGTCTGGGAACACTAACACCGCTGTAAATAGTGTATTGGTTCTTTTCCTATCTCAGGGGTTCTTTAATGTGGTCGTACAAACTCACCAGAACTTTAGCAGCAGATGTTGTATTTGGAAGTCCTTGGTGGTGCTCTTGTAATATTGTTTCTCTGGAATGCTGAGCTGCCTCTGTCCAGCTCCCTTACTTCTTTCAGTAGTGGTGTATTATTTCTGTTGTGTGGGAAGACTGAAAACCAAAGGCAATCTCTTGTATGTATGTAGTGTACTAGATTAAAACTGTAGTTCACTTTTAAGGTGAAGGGAAATTGAAACTTTGGTGTAACTCTCTTTTACTGTCTCAGCTACATGAAATCTTTATCAAATATGTACATGATAAAAGCTAAGGTGGTTCAGGTGTGTACCATTCTAATGAGTACGGCTATCAGGAAAAACATTTCTTGGATCATTGAATGGAGATATAGGAACGAGAATTGTCAAGATAGTACATTATTTTGAcagttctcacttttttttttttttacgagtttCTATTAGTAAACCTACCTTATGCTTTGACACGGGAACCTCAACCATTGTCCCATCCTTATATAACCTCCCCACTTACATTAATTAACCCTTTCAACTCTGACTAACTTGACGAACAGGAACCTCAACCATTGTCCCATCCTTATATAACCTCCACACTTACATTAATTAACCCTTTCAACTCTGACTAACTTGACAAACAGGAACCTCAACCATTGTCCCATCCTTATATAACCTCCACACTTACATTAAACTGGAACCTCAACCATTGTCCCATCCTTATATAACCTCCCCACTTACATTAATTAACCCTTTCAACTCTGACTAACTTGACGAACTGGAACCTCAACCATTGTCCCATCCTTATATAACCTCCCCACTTACATTAATTAACCCTTTCAACTCTGACTAACTTGACAAACAGGAACCTCAACCATTGTCCCATCCTTATATAATTTTAGTgacacgactagcctgatgggtgagcctcccataactccctctgccagtggggtacctctttggctaactggataaggagtggctctcccgttacgctggtcgcaggttcgatCCCCACGGCGccagcaaacctttccttgtcttgattagtttctcgtgtttcgttacacacagtagtcgtgtgggagtgtagtaaagagaaaattctggcatttcataatCTCCCCACTTAACACTTCCAACTATCTTTTGACTAACTTGACAAACAGGAACCTCAACCATTGTCCCATTCTTATATAATCTCCCCACTTACATTAAACAAATCCAACCCCAACTATCTTTGACTAACTTTACTTGCACTCCTGTACCATCTAATGCCTGTATACCATTTAACATTTCTTGCAGTGCTGTATGTAATCCTCTCTAGCCCTTTGCAGTGCTGTATGTAATCCTCTCTAACCCTTTGCAGTGCTGTATGTAATCTAACCCTTTGCAGTGCTGTATGTAATCCTCTCTAACCCTTTGCAGTGCTGTATGTAATCTAACCCTTTGCAGTGCTGTATGTAATCCTTTCTAACcctccccatccaccaccacacaacagaCACTGCCCCTCCACACCCCAGACTATAAAGCCACACGCCCCTTCCCTTGAAACCTGCCGGATGTGTGAGTCCTTTCCCCAAGCCTGCCATGAATACTAGACACTGGAGGTTGTAATGATTTGTATGTATCGACGCCACAACCTTCCTTTACGAGCGCTACGCTTTTCTAACCCCATAATCTTCCTttactttcactcattttcttgaACATCTCTAACACCCTGCAACCTTTCTTTactcttgcttttcttctcttaacacactgcaacttttttttaCTCACTCATCTTTCAGCCCacaaccttcctctccctttctctcatcttctctaaCACCTCATAACCTTTCTTTACTCACTCATCTTTCTCTTAACAGCCCACAACCTTCCTCTATTCTCTATCTAACACCTCACACACCTGACCTATCATCCCTCAGCCTTCACCACAATAAGCTTTTACAAAACCCATATAACTAACACTAAACCTCCCCTCACCTTAACACTAAACTAACACACTAGAACCCTCTCCTCGTCACATCGGCACTAAACTAACGCCCTGCCTCCACCACAGACCACTTCCAATACGGGTTCGAGCCCTGCGAGGAGCCGGCCAGGGCGGGGGGAGTGCTGGAGGCCGTGACAGACATGGGTTCCCTCCTCGGCAGCTACTACAGGCGCATCTGCATCGACTAGTGTTACCGACCGGGCACTGGTGAAGACTAGTGCTGtaggggatgaggaaggaggggagaacaaatatatataatggatGCAAGATGGGTGTGATTGTGTAGTGATGTGAAGTGTGTGTATAGGTGtgcacacaaatatatataaaggcTGGAAGATGGGTGTGATTGTGTAGTGATGTGCTCTCTTGTTGTGTCTGaggtggtgtgtatgtgtgtataggtGTGCacgcaaatatatataaaagctgGAAGATGGGTGTGATTGTATAGTGATTTGCTCCGTTCTTGTGTCTGAGGTTGTGGAAATGTATTGAAGTGaagtttatatatgtgtgtgtagagGAGACGTGCGTGTTTGTGCGAGAGATTTAAAGAGTTGTTAGGATGCTGCTGGTCATGTTGGCGATTGTTATCTTCTTGCCATTGTTTACCGCTTTGTCTATTCCAGCATGTTTTGTGACCACTACCTAACAACCATGacaactattgctactactagtCACTGTTGCAAGAGGCTGTGTGGCTCCGTGGTACAATGTTTTGCTTCTAACAAGGTGAAAGGCAGGGCAAGTGTTTAGTGAAAAAGAAAAGTGTTTGGATATTATATAAAGCAAAATGTCTCTGCCGAATTGACTCATTGTGGCATTTACTTCCAAAAGGCTGATGTGGCCACAAGTGCCTCAAACTCACTCAAAGTCCAGATATGGGTTAGTCGCAGCTACATTGCAAGTGACCAAATTAGTTTATCAGTAATTAATATTAAGACAATCATATACTAttcttacaaatttattataATCAGTGATGAAGCAAACTGACTCAGCCAAATTGTAGCTAACCTCATCATTTTCTTGGAGACAAATGCCAAAAAGATGTGTGTGGGGACCTATTTTTAACCTGGCAGCTGTCTTGTCTCTATGTTTGAGCAGACAATGttttagaataatgtaaaagatATTAACCACACACTAGGAGAGAGGGTCACATGATGATGGCAGTGATGATTATGAAGACCCGTTAACTAGGCAACTAAAACTAAATAGCTTCCTGTCCTGTACCATGGAGCACCTGACCTTAAACGTTTCGACTACAACCAACAGCAAGGCAACCATTATTAACCACCACTActgctgtttctactactacctTCACTGACCTAGAGACACTATCAGAATCAGGAATACTTAACTTTACTTCTGCTTCTTTCATACATAACATTCTGCTGCTTtccatactgctgctgctgctgcttgaaTGGGTCAGCAATGCCTTAAGAATGTTCGTGCAATACTCAGGGACAATACAAAAGTGTGAAGGAAATTATGTGACTGGATGGTAAAAATAAATTGTATAATAGgtgtagtttatatattttttttatatacttagtTAACCAAAATTGGGATGTTAAAATAGTgtcagaaaagagaaggaattggGATATAGCTTCAGGTCATCTGTGTAACCAAAATTGGGGTGTTAAAATAGAGTCAGAAAAGAGAAGGCATCAGGATATAGCTTCAGGTCATCTATGTAACCAAAATTGGGGTGTtagagtaaaaaaagagaaggcatCAGGATATAGCTTCAGGTCATCTATGTATGTATGCTCACAGTTATGTAGACCAAATCCGCACACGTGTATACATAAGTGTcgggagaggtgtgtgtgcgcatgtgtaTATACTTATAATACCTACACAACTACCTATAGCAATACTGAACAATGCGAATGAACTGTTGTCAATGCAAATGAACTATTGAGTGCAGACAAAAGGCGCCAAAGCAACAGGGACAAAACTAAACGTGTAATTTGCCAGAGAAGAAActttacaaaaaaacacatatataccTCATGTTTCTTGTTCCTGAAAAGAGTTTATATTtacttttgtcttccttctcctgacGTGTATCTTGCCCCAGAAGCCGAGGGAAGGAGGTCTATCGGTTACGGAGTTTATCCCTCGTTGCAGACCTGAAAAGAACGAACATTTTTAAGGGTCAAGTTTAGGACATTTGTTAAAGTCATCCTTGATATTTAACCCgttagcagtgacgggccaagtttgtggctttaccgtgtaccagcgatgggatgattttttctcttttcttgctgAGAGGGGGACCtataagaaacatggtccccacagctaccgggttaattgttTCTCGTGTAAAGGCTTTATTCATGTGAGCATCAATAGTGTACATTTCTGGCAATCGGAGAGGCGGACGTCTTTTCATATTTGTAAATCAAGGGAGGAAACTGacctgtatgtgtgttttgtacttaAAAACAAACAGGGCAGTGTGTATATACAATGCCTAAAGTTTTTATATACATTAGTTAGCAAAGGATATGAGGCTAAGGCTGAGACCTTTTTCCTTTAAATGTCAAATATGTAACTTTTAAGAGGGTTTCAACTATTTTTAAAGAGTTTTAGGCTAAGGCTTCTTTTTACTATTACAAATGTATCCGTGACTGTAGCTAATACCTGTGGCTGCTCGCCTCTGTTACCCATGTTATGTGCATACTatcccttgcttccctttctgtcccttcctgTGTATATATCCAGTTCACTTTCCACTCACCTTCTCCACcatgctccctccttccctcacactcccttcctcttacttacaTTCTTCCGttcatccttttatttctccgtaagccccttccactttctccctcatgctccctcctttcctcttacattcttcctttcattcttttatttcttcgtaagtcccttcctcttttattcattctctcctcccctcggtaAACACACTTCCGTTCCTCCAGGTTCAGGTGTTGGTCGGGAAGCatagcctttgcaacggcgcTTCCctattttgtttctcttctcaatCAGTCAAGTTCCTCCGTTGGTGTTCCCTTTTCATCCACATCTCATACACTATTTTCTTAGcttctttcatccattcttctccatcctctccccctctcgGTAGACTCTCTTCCTGCtacttccattcatcctttcctccccttgatgagtccctccctcttacttccactcattcattctttctttcctcccactgGTAAACTTGcattcctccattcattctttcgGTAGACTCTCTTCCTGCtacttccattcatcctttcctccccttgatgagtccctccctcttacttccactcattcattctttctttcctcccactgGTAAACTTGcattcctccattcattctttcgGTAGactctcttccttttgcttcctttctaccattcatttcactttttcacttcccgcttccccttcaccctctcaTCCCCTCAACACCCAAGCCTTTCCCTTAATCCGGCTTTAGATGAACTCCTTCGTCCACAAACCATCTTCAGCTCTGCCTTATCAACTTACCCGAAGAACAGACCACAAATGATCATATAACCCGGGTGTCAGACATGTACGTCAACACACACTAACATgccactgactcactcactctcgGGTTGCCCCACATTGCACTTCATTAACTTTTCCAGCACATTCCACATCTAAGCAGCTCTTTACTTTCATCTATATGCAATTAGTGGATATCCAATaagcttccttccttcaactgGTGAGGTGTAAAGGGATCAGAGCTTAGACAATAACTTCCGACGGCTGTCAAAATAATTCCGTAACTGTATCAAGGAGTGCAAGGCTTCCAGGAGTTGTTGGCTCTGCTATGTACGACTTTTGTAATCTTGCTAATGGTTGGTTGTTGCCGCTGTGGTGGAGTGTGAGGACAAGAAGGGGAGTGTGTGAGTATAAGGATAGGTAGTGGGGTCTAATGTTGAGGGTAGGTTGTGGAGTCTGTAATAGTGAGGATAGATAGTGGAGTTTGTGGTGATGAAGTGGGAGTGGATGTGTGGCAGAATGTTGGTTGTGAGGTTCATGAGGTTGATAGTGAGCTCGTATTGGTGATGGTAGAGGAGGTTGATtgtgaggtggtggtagtggaggttgatgatgaggtggtggtagtggaggttgatgatgaggtggtggtagaggaggttgatgatgaggtggtggtagtggaggttgatgatgaggtggtggtagtggaggttgatgatgaggtggtggtagaggaggttgatgatgaggtggtggtagaggaggttgatgatgaggtggtggtagaggaggttgATTGTGAGGTAGATGAGGTTGAGGGCGAGTTTGTGTTGGTTGTGAAGTTGACGAGGTAGATCGCGAGCTCAGGAATTTGCAAGGATAAGGTATTGAGGCTTAAAATAGATGGTGAGTGTGAGGATGAGGACAAGAAGGGGAGTGTGAGAGCATGTATAAGGCTAGGTAGTGGGGTCTGTTGCAAGGGTACGAAGATGGATgttgtgaaggggaggggagctgGAGGATGGATCTGGAACGTCGAAAGGAAGTGGGCGGAAAGGTAGCTAAGCGTGAAGGATGATTGAACATGGAGACAAGGATTGGAACATGACAGCTAGGGAGGGTAAGAAGCATCAAAAGAGATAGTCAGGTACTTTAGAGCTAGCAGAGTCGGTGGCCAGTGGAGATTGTTAACTTAGAGGGCAGTGTGCTGGGTGTTAGGAAAAGGGATTTGTCTAGGATAGGGTTGAAGAATGATTAGACAGTGGTATGGAAGATAACTGTGGGTAGTGGGcagtggagatgaagggaaagttaGAAGGCAGTGCAAAGTGTTTGGGAGAGAGATTAGTAATAAGAGGGATTTGTCTAGGATAGGGTTGAATAATGAAAGAGTGGTATGGAAGATAACTGGGTAGAGGGcagtggagatgaagggaaagttaGAAGGCAGTGCAAAGTGTTAGGGGAAGAGATTAGTAATAAGAGGGATTTCTCTAGGATAGGGTAGGATAAGGATAAGATAGTGGTGATTGAAAGACGACAGTGGTGTGTGTTAATGTTACAAAGAGCAACTATAGCAGCCTCAAGTTCATCGCAACGCATCGCCACAATGTTAAAAATCTATACCAATGCACAAAAATAATCTGCGCGACATTCAAAATAAGAAAATGCAATCCTTAGTGTGATACTACTTATAGCCATGGTTTTTGTATGTCAAAGATTTAAATAGGTTATCCATGTGGTGTGTTATATATATGTTGGA
Coding sequences within:
- the LOC127008263 gene encoding alpha-tocopherol transfer protein-like isoform X4, which produces MQLNERRGVEEGVEEGRDALVVEARDSGPVLEVLRKDRRVVAVAGDGSLPAVLCEEAEGDLHEKPDWVDRDVEALREMVEAEPGLNSRLDKPFLLSFLRARKFDYDKAMAMVRSYYRARQENADMYVNLVPSALDSVWPLRLQTVLPMPDRLGRTVIVFRAGAWNPETAGLDDVFRSQVVVLEHVVRLPVTQLRGVAAVVDCAGLSMAHAYQLTPTHIRRMISVIQEVFPLRFKALHFVHEPAIFDWVFSFIKPFLSDTIKGRLHFHGEDMSSLHQHIPAEELPEEVGGTQGPMDNTFLVEQLKRNEEYFKDHFQYGFEPCEEPARAGGVLEAVTDMGSLLGSYYRRICID